Proteins encoded within one genomic window of Mesobacillus subterraneus:
- the sigX gene encoding RNA polymerase sigma factor SigX, with translation MNSVFDELYQKYHHDVFQFLFYMVKSRELAEDLVQEVYIRVLKAYDRFEGKSSEKTWLFSIAKNVAIDHFRKQKGWKQRLLESFDMSARQVRDDQPLPEEMALQSEEIQVIYKCLDQCTVDQRMVIIMRYIHELTISETAEALSWTESKVKTTQHRALKTLKKLMEEMIEKEGMTSEKVTAKR, from the coding sequence ATGAACTCCGTTTTTGATGAATTGTATCAAAAATATCATCATGACGTTTTTCAATTTTTATTTTATATGGTTAAAAGCAGGGAGCTTGCTGAAGACCTTGTACAGGAAGTATACATTCGTGTTTTGAAGGCATACGACCGGTTTGAGGGAAAGAGCAGTGAAAAGACATGGCTGTTCTCGATTGCCAAAAATGTCGCCATTGATCATTTCCGCAAACAGAAGGGCTGGAAGCAGCGATTGCTTGAGTCCTTTGATATGTCTGCACGGCAGGTTAGGGACGATCAGCCTCTTCCTGAAGAGATGGCACTTCAAAGTGAAGAGATTCAAGTGATATACAAATGCCTTGACCAATGCACGGTTGACCAGCGAATGGTCATCATCATGCGCTATATACATGAATTAACTATCAGCGAAACAGCAGAAGCTTTATCATGGACGGAAAGTAAGGTAAAGACGACTCAGCACCGTGCTCTGAAGACATTGAAAAAGCTGATGGAAGAAATGATTGAAAAGGAAGGGATGACTAGTGAAAAAGTCACAGCTAAGCGATAA
- a CDS encoding M23 family metallopeptidase — translation MQDYIKRLLIAGIMALCISLLFLGGKHSQAEMLNIKELTSDWVWPAEGVITDLYGTRHGHHKGIDIAGEFKTPIHSVDKGVVTKSYYSGSYGHVVFIKHDNNLETVYAHLNKRNVKKRAGRSAR, via the coding sequence ATGCAGGATTACATAAAGCGTTTACTCATAGCCGGGATCATGGCACTCTGTATCAGCTTGTTATTTCTTGGCGGAAAGCACTCACAGGCAGAAATGCTCAATATAAAGGAATTGACTTCAGATTGGGTTTGGCCAGCTGAAGGGGTCATTACGGATTTATATGGAACACGTCATGGCCACCACAAGGGAATTGACATTGCCGGTGAATTCAAAACACCTATACATAGTGTTGATAAAGGAGTAGTAACAAAGTCTTATTATTCAGGCTCTTATGGACATGTTGTGTTCATCAAGCATGATAACAACCTTGAAACTGTATATGCTCATTTGAACAAAAGAAATGTCAAAAAAAGGGCAGGCCGTTCAGCAAGGTGA
- a CDS encoding LysM peptidoglycan-binding domain-containing protein yields MSKKGQAVQQGDIIGLMGNTGDSSGVHLHFEIHEEKWTYDKGNAVDPVLALGEATVGQPIVAMEQKSNQVTLETIAKLRLTDDTTNGSQGENLIGEGVEINGQNPVASVPQSVERQLKHTVQRGDTLWSIADHYNTSVEAIKQTNNINNSIITQGDILIIEKSAGKSYVVSSGDTLHSIARKTNTSVGKLKALNNLTSDTIQPQQILITR; encoded by the coding sequence ATGTCAAAAAAAGGGCAGGCCGTTCAGCAAGGTGATATTATCGGCCTGATGGGAAATACAGGGGATTCTTCTGGAGTTCATCTCCATTTTGAAATCCATGAAGAAAAATGGACATATGATAAGGGAAATGCCGTAGATCCCGTGCTGGCTTTGGGAGAAGCAACTGTAGGACAACCTATAGTAGCGATGGAGCAAAAAAGTAATCAAGTGACGCTGGAAACAATCGCGAAGCTGCGTCTGACAGATGATACCACCAATGGAAGTCAAGGCGAGAACCTAATTGGTGAAGGTGTAGAAATTAATGGACAGAATCCAGTGGCTAGTGTACCTCAATCAGTTGAAAGACAGCTAAAGCATACTGTACAGAGAGGAGACACGCTATGGTCAATAGCGGATCACTATAATACTTCGGTAGAAGCGATTAAGCAAACAAATAATATAAATAATAGCATTATCACTCAAGGTGATATATTGATAATTGAGAAGTCAGCTGGAAAGAGTTATGTCGTTTCTTCAGGAGATACACTCCATTCGATCGCAAGAAAGACAAATACATCTGTGGGAAAATTAAAAGCATTGAACAATCTGACATCTGACACGATACAGCCTCAGCAAATATTAATTACCCGATAA
- a CDS encoding histidinol-phosphatase, translating to MLTDYHNHLERGTLTLDYLKQFTDTAAQKGIQHFGISEHAYHFYQTANILRNSWVDERRFYDMADYVHLFEKAWRNEIDVKMSIEMDYTPGKHKEMEQFIKSYNFDYVIGSIHWIDDFGIDLAEFREEWDKRDVYEVYRSYFDQVVTLAQSNLFDIIGHIDLVKIFKYVPEDENFLMEQYDRATSALAQSKTCVEISTAGLRKPTQTLYPDKKLLQMCFDKKIPIVLSSDAHVPEHVGADFDQALELAREVGYEEIVTFSKGERKSYPLG from the coding sequence ATGCTGACGGATTACCACAACCATTTGGAAAGAGGCACATTGACGCTGGACTATTTAAAGCAGTTTACTGATACGGCGGCTCAAAAAGGAATCCAGCATTTCGGGATTTCTGAGCATGCATATCACTTTTATCAGACTGCGAATATTTTACGCAACAGCTGGGTGGATGAACGCAGATTTTATGATATGGCAGATTATGTCCATCTTTTTGAGAAAGCCTGGAGAAACGAAATTGACGTTAAAATGTCCATCGAGATGGACTATACCCCTGGAAAGCATAAGGAGATGGAACAGTTTATCAAAAGCTATAACTTCGATTATGTAATCGGATCAATTCATTGGATTGATGATTTTGGGATAGACCTTGCAGAGTTTCGCGAAGAATGGGACAAAAGAGATGTTTATGAAGTTTACAGAAGTTATTTTGATCAGGTGGTAACGCTGGCTCAATCCAATCTTTTTGATATCATTGGTCATATTGATCTGGTAAAAATTTTTAAGTATGTGCCTGAAGATGAAAACTTCCTCATGGAACAGTATGACCGTGCGACCTCAGCATTGGCACAGTCCAAGACATGTGTGGAAATTAGCACAGCCGGACTGCGGAAGCCTACTCAGACTTTGTATCCAGACAAAAAATTATTGCAGATGTGCTTTGATAAGAAAATACCAATCGTCTTGTCATCTGATGCCCATGTACCTGAGCATGTCGGTGCTGATTTCGATCAGGCTCTTGAGCTAGCTCGGGAAGTTGGCTATGAGGAAATCGTGACCTTTTCCAAAGGTGAGCGAAAATCCTATCCTTTGGGATAA